A stretch of Gemmatimonas aurantiaca T-27 DNA encodes these proteins:
- the mprF gene encoding bifunctional lysylphosphatidylglycerol flippase/synthetase MprF yields MPNPSVSSIDPASTPAAPGASASVTREQPAVWRAWLPPVAMLLLLAGAMLVVHHELAGTGYAHLRASLQEIPGAALQRAALLTALSYLLLCGYDLLALRYVGTPLGIARAALTSLLAYALSQTLGFALLTGGAVRVRFWSMWGLSTQQIAQAAGFVSATFVVGVLAVCGFALSLESHAMLGVLGVPVVLARVLGVCLLASVGAYIGWATLRANTSIEVRGWRIAVPAPKLAVAQVLLALLDWGVAGLVLYALLPVGHDLPLLAFLGVFVLAQFVAVVSHVPGGLGVFESVMLVALRGVAPPAQLLAMLVAYRVVYYFVPFTMGLITLATMELRQHRARVPEFLGTVSSTAATVLGGATRVAVMLQPLLPTAIGFSTFVGGAMLLFSGATPAAHGRVRALTAVLPLGLVEFSHFTASLAGVGLMVLGAALRRRLDAAWGATVVVLTLGIATSLLKGLDWEEATLLGIVLLAVVASRRAFYRPTALTTNLLTPGWMVAVIGVVGASIWLGFFAYRRVDFSNDLWWEFAVRGNAPRFLRASAGTIVAVLTVGLWRLFRPASHHAVLPTDVELAQAHTVIHQVPECTPALALLGDKALLFADDAEAFVMYGVSGRSWIAMGDPVGVGTRQSDVAWRFREEADAHGAWPVFYQVTPQRLPLYIDLGLTLLKLGEEAVVPLEGFTLEGGERKWMRRVLKDADKAGLEFVVVPASEVPPLLPELRRISDEWLGGKTAREKGFSLGRFDERYLSHFPMALIREHGPSSTRIVAFANIWAGASGGEVSPDLMRRTADAPRGTMDLLFVHLLLWGQAQGYRAANLGMTPLAGLMDPALARPELAPLWARAGTFLYGRGESLYNFQGLRAFKEKFSPVWEPRYLASPGGIALPRVLANVATLIAGGVGGIVHK; encoded by the coding sequence ATGCCCAATCCATCCGTGAGTTCCATCGATCCCGCATCCACGCCAGCCGCACCGGGCGCTTCTGCGAGCGTGACTCGAGAGCAGCCGGCGGTGTGGCGCGCGTGGCTGCCTCCAGTGGCGATGCTGCTGTTGCTGGCCGGCGCCATGCTCGTGGTCCATCACGAGCTCGCGGGCACTGGGTACGCACATCTGCGGGCGTCGCTGCAGGAGATTCCCGGGGCCGCGCTGCAGCGGGCAGCACTGCTTACGGCGCTGTCCTATCTGTTGTTGTGTGGATACGACCTGTTGGCGCTGCGGTATGTGGGCACACCGCTGGGCATCGCACGTGCGGCGCTCACTTCGTTGTTGGCCTATGCGCTCAGCCAGACGCTGGGGTTTGCGCTGCTGACGGGTGGTGCGGTTCGTGTGCGTTTCTGGAGCATGTGGGGATTGTCCACGCAGCAGATCGCGCAGGCCGCGGGATTCGTGAGTGCCACATTTGTTGTGGGTGTGCTGGCGGTGTGTGGGTTTGCGTTGTCGCTGGAAAGTCACGCCATGCTGGGCGTGTTGGGTGTGCCGGTGGTGCTGGCCCGGGTGCTCGGCGTGTGTCTGCTGGCGTCGGTTGGGGCTTACATCGGCTGGGCCACACTGCGGGCGAACACCAGCATCGAAGTGCGTGGGTGGCGCATTGCCGTGCCGGCCCCAAAGCTGGCGGTGGCGCAGGTGCTGTTGGCGCTGCTCGACTGGGGGGTCGCAGGACTGGTGTTGTATGCACTCCTGCCAGTCGGTCACGATTTGCCGCTGCTGGCGTTTCTTGGTGTGTTCGTGCTGGCGCAGTTCGTGGCCGTCGTGAGCCACGTGCCCGGCGGACTGGGTGTGTTCGAGTCGGTGATGCTCGTGGCACTGCGTGGTGTGGCGCCCCCGGCGCAGTTGCTGGCCATGCTGGTGGCCTATCGGGTGGTGTACTACTTCGTGCCGTTCACGATGGGCCTGATCACGCTGGCCACGATGGAACTCCGGCAGCATCGTGCGCGGGTGCCGGAGTTTCTGGGCACGGTGTCGTCCACGGCCGCCACAGTGCTCGGCGGTGCGACGCGTGTGGCGGTGATGCTGCAGCCATTGCTGCCCACCGCGATCGGGTTCAGCACCTTCGTGGGCGGCGCGATGCTGCTGTTCTCCGGCGCCACTCCGGCGGCACATGGTCGGGTGCGTGCCCTGACGGCGGTGCTACCACTTGGTCTTGTCGAGTTCAGCCATTTCACGGCTAGTCTGGCGGGCGTGGGGTTGATGGTGTTGGGGGCGGCTCTGCGACGGCGGCTCGATGCTGCGTGGGGCGCCACCGTGGTGGTGCTGACACTCGGCATTGCGACCTCTCTGCTCAAAGGCCTCGACTGGGAAGAAGCGACGCTGCTGGGCATTGTGTTGCTGGCGGTCGTCGCGTCACGGCGCGCGTTCTATCGTCCCACGGCACTCACCACCAACCTGCTCACGCCGGGATGGATGGTGGCCGTGATCGGTGTGGTAGGGGCGAGCATCTGGCTGGGGTTCTTCGCCTATCGCCGGGTCGACTTTTCGAATGACCTCTGGTGGGAGTTTGCGGTGCGAGGCAATGCGCCGCGTTTCCTGCGGGCGAGTGCCGGCACCATTGTCGCGGTGCTCACGGTGGGGTTGTGGCGACTCTTTCGACCCGCCTCGCATCACGCGGTCCTGCCCACGGACGTGGAGTTGGCACAGGCGCATACGGTCATCCACCAGGTGCCGGAGTGCACGCCGGCACTCGCTCTCCTGGGCGACAAGGCATTGCTGTTTGCCGATGATGCCGAAGCGTTCGTGATGTATGGCGTGTCAGGACGCAGTTGGATTGCGATGGGTGATCCGGTGGGAGTGGGTACGCGGCAATCCGATGTGGCGTGGCGCTTTCGTGAGGAGGCCGATGCGCATGGTGCGTGGCCGGTGTTCTACCAGGTGACACCGCAACGACTGCCACTGTACATCGACCTTGGACTGACGCTGCTCAAGTTGGGTGAAGAGGCCGTGGTACCACTCGAGGGGTTCACACTCGAAGGTGGTGAACGCAAGTGGATGCGCCGCGTGCTCAAGGACGCCGACAAGGCGGGACTCGAGTTCGTGGTGGTGCCGGCATCGGAGGTGCCTCCGCTGCTGCCGGAACTGCGCCGTATTTCCGACGAATGGCTGGGTGGCAAGACGGCACGCGAAAAGGGCTTCTCCCTGGGGCGTTTCGACGAGCGATACCTGTCTCACTTTCCCATGGCGCTCATTCGCGAGCATGGTCCGAGCAGTACGCGCATTGTGGCGTTTGCGAATATCTGGGCGGGTGCCAGCGGCGGAGAAGTCTCGCCGGATCTGATGCGGCGCACGGCCGATGCCCCACGCGGTACGATGGACCTGCTCTTCGTCCATTTGTTGCTCTGGGGTCAGGCGCAGGGCTATCGCGCGGCGAATCTGGGCATGACTCCACTCGCCGGTCTCATGGATCCGGCGTTGGCGCGGCCTGAACTGGCGCCCTTGTGGGCGCGTGCGGGCACGTTTCTCTACGGTCGTGGTGAGTCGCTGTACAACTTCCAGGGACTGCGTGCGTTCAAAGAGAAGTTCTCGCCCGTGTGGGAGCCGCGGTATCTGGCGTCACCCGGTGGGATCGCGTTGCCACGTGTGCTGGCGAACGTTGCGACTCTGATCGCCGGCGGTGTCGGTGGCATCGTGCACAAGTAG